AAGTGTAATAACACGTTCTACTTTAAATTCCTTTGGATAATTTGCATCGCTATAAACCTTGAGCCCATTGATCATTTTCCTTCCAAGTCTATTCTTTGGAAGCATTAGTTTAACAGCATGAGTAATAAGGAACTCGGGCTTTCTTTCTAAGATATTTCTTAAGGTGTAAGATTGCATATTACCCACATAACCTGTATGCTTGTTGTAAATTTTATCTGTAAGTTTTCTTCCAGTTACTTTTACTTTGGAGGCATTTATTACAATAACATTATCTCCCATATTTACATTAGGAGTAAACGTTGCCTTGTGTTTTCCTCTTAAAATTGATGCAGCAACAGCAGCAACTCTACCAATAGACTCACCTTCTGCATCTATAAGTACCCATTTCTTATTTACTTCGTAAGGCTTAACAAACTTAGTTATTTTCATCATATTCACATCCTCCTAAATTTACATATCCGTATAATAATACCAAAATTTTTAATTTAGTCAAGAATAAAATTGCTCATAAGAGAAAATTTTTATTAATAAATCACATTAACCAAAAACAGTGGCTCTGGAGGAAGAACCTGTCTTGTAAAAGGCACCTTGTTTCCAAAGGCAAACGGGTTAAGAAGGATACGCGTATCAATATATCCCTGCGCGCCTTTGAGGACATAATATACCATTCTCCTTACCATATGATACAAAAACCTATCACCGTGAAAATAAAGTATGATAATTGAATCCTTAACAATGAAACCTGTATCGAAAATTTCGCAAATGTTATTCCTATCCTTTTTCGACTTGTCAAAATTAGCAAAAATTGAAAAATCATGCTTTCCCTTGAGTCCATCGAGTGCAATTTTCAGCATATTCATATCAATAGGTTCTCTATAGATATAAACATATGGCATTAGAAACATAGACTTTTCAAGGTCAGAAGATACAATATAAGCATAAACTTTACTCTTTGCGCTTTTCCTTGCATGAAATGTCTCGGGAACTTCTTTAACTTCTTTAACGAAAATACCTTTATCAAAAAGAAGATGATTCATCTTATTTTTAAGCCAATCAGGATCGACGGATTCACTATAATAGAAATTAAGATATTGATTTAAAGCATTAACTCCTGCATCTGTCCGTGCTGCTCCATAAGTATTCACCTGCTCTCTAAGGACTGTCCT
This genomic stretch from Caldisericum sp. harbors:
- the rplM gene encoding 50S ribosomal protein L13, whose product is MMKITKFVKPYEVNKKWVLIDAEGESIGRVAAVAASILRGKHKATFTPNVNMGDNVIVINASKVKVTGRKLTDKIYNKHTGYVGNMQSYTLRNILERKPEFLITHAVKLMLPKNRLGRKMINGLKVYSDANYPKEFKVERVITLSKEE
- the truA gene encoding tRNA pseudouridine(38-40) synthase TruA, translated to MHNYLLRIQYVGRNFSGFQKQSNHPEDEKTVQGEIEKVLRTVLREQVNTYGAARTDAGVNALNQYLNFYYSESVDPDWLKNKMNHLLFDKGIFVKEVKEVPETFHARKSAKSKVYAYIVSSDLEKSMFLMPYVYIYREPIDMNMLKIALDGLKGKHDFSIFANFDKSKKDRNNICEIFDTGFIVKDSIIILYFHGDRFLYHMVRRMVYYVLKGAQGYIDTRILLNPFAFGNKVPFTRQVLPPEPLFLVNVIY